actcacatgatattcaacaaaggtaaaaagttgatggcgtccccagaaaacatggttaccgcacaacaagcaacttaataagagataaagtgcataagtacatattcaataccacaatagtttttaaggctattttgtcccatgagctatatattgcaaaggcgaatgatgggaatttaaaggtagcactcaagcaatttactttggaatggcggagaaataccatgtagtaggtaggtatggtggacacaaatggcatagtggttggctcaaggattttggatgcatgagaagtattccctctcgatacaaggtttaggctagcaaggttatttgaaacaaacacaaggatgaaccggtgcagcaaaactcacataaaagacatattgtaaatattataagactctacaccgtcttccttgttgttcaaaactcaatactagaaattatctagactttagagagaccaaatatgcaaaccaaattttagcaagctctatgtatttcttcattaatgggtgcaaagtatatgatgcaagagcttaaacatgagcacaacaattgccaagtatcacattatccaagacatttttccaattactacatgtagcatttcccgtttccaaccatataacaattaacgaagcagtttcaaccttcgccatgaacattaaaagctaagaacacatgtgttcatacgaaccagcggagcgtgtctctctcccacacaagcatttattcaaacaaaaaacacaaacaaaagcacacagacgctccaagtaaagtacataagatgtgactgaataaaaatatagtttcaagagaaggaacctgataaattgtcgattaagaaggggatgccttgggcatccccaagcttagacgcttgggtcttcttaaaatatgcagaaatgaaccacgggggcatccccaagcttagactcttcactcttcttgatcatagtatatcatcctcctctcttgacccttgaaaacttcctccacaccaaactcgaaacaaactcattagagggttagtgcataatcaaaattcacatgttcagaggtgacacaatcattcttaacacttctggacattgcccaaagctactggaagtcaatggaacaaagaaatccatccaacacagcgaaagaggcaatgcgaaataaaaggcagaatctgtcaaaacagaacagtccgtaaagatgaattttaaagtggcaccagacttgctcagatgaaaatgcccaaattgaatgaaagttgtgtacatatctgaggatcacgcacgtaaattggaagatttttctgagttacctacagagaattaggcccagattcgtgacagacagaaatctgtttctgcgcagtaatccaaatctagtatcaaccctactatcaaagactttacttggcacaacaatgcaataaaataagataaggagaggttgctacagtagtaacaacttccaagactcaaatgcaaaataaaagtactgtagtaaaataaacacatgggttatctcccaagaagtgctttctttatagccattaagatgggcccagcaattttaatgatgcactcccaagaaataagagttgaagcaaaagagagcatcaagaagcaaattcaaaacaaatttaagcctaacatgcttcctatgaaaaggaatcttgtacacaaatgaattcatgaagaacaaagtgacaagcataagaggataaaacaagagtaacttcacaattctcaacataaaaaggggaaacttaacattattaagatgcatacaaccatgtttccctctctcataataactttcagtagtgtcatgaacaaattcaacaatataagtatcacataaagcattcttatcatgagtctcatgcataaaattattactctccacataagcataatcaattttattagttgtagtgggagcaaattcaacaaagtagctatcattattattctcatcatcaaatataggaggcatattgtaatcataattaaacttatcctccatagtaggcggcaccaaaagaccactatcattataatcatcataagtaggaggcaaagtatcatcaaagtacattttctcctcaatgcttgggggactaaaaatatcatgctcatcaaagccagcttccccaagcttagaattttccatatcattagcaacaatggtgttcaaagcgttcatactaatatgttccataggttttttaatttccgcatcaaaccatccatgtcttaaatcaggaaatagaataagaaactcattgttgtccattatgccaaactagtgtaaacaagaaacaaaaagatgcaattgcaggatctaaaggaaatagcttcgagcacacacacaacggcaacagaaaagtacttagttacctgggaccgaagtatgagtgccttttacctttcctccccggcaacggcgccagaaaagtgcttgatgtctacgggtgcttctattcttgtagacagtgttgggcctccaagagcagaggtttgtagaacaacagaaagtttcccttaagtggatcacccaaggtttatcgaactcagggaggaagaggtcaaagatatccctctcatgcaaccctgcaaccacaaagcaagaagtctcttgtgtccccaacacacctaataggtgcactagttcggcgaagagatagtgaaatacaagtggtatgaatgaatatgagcagtagtaacggcgcgaaaaagtgcttgctggcgtgcgattgatggtagtaatattgcgagCAGTATAAATGCGGTAAAAcaagataaacaagcagcgatagcgatatttaggaacaaggcctagggatcatactttcactagtggacactctcaacattgatcacataacagaataaatagatagatgctagactctacaccctcttgttggatgatgaacaccactaactgtgtaggattacacgaaccctcaatgccggagttaacaagctccacaatattcaatgttcatatttaaataatcttagagtgcataacagatcaacataaccaaaccaagtactaacatagcatgcacactgtcaccttcacactacgaaaggaggaatagatcacatcaatactatcatagcaatagttaacttcataatctacaagagatcacaatcatagcctacgccaagtactatacgatgcacacactgtcaccattacaccgtgcaggaggaataaactactttaataacatcactagagtagcacacagataaattgtgatacaaaacacattgcaatcataaagagatataaataagcacttcactatgccattcataacagtgaataagtattctgtgaaatatagcctaagagacccacacggtgcacacactgtcacctttacacacgtgggacaaggagtctccggagatcacataagtaaaatccacttgactagcataatgacatctagattacaagcatcatcatatgaatctcaatcatgtaaggcagctcatgagattattgtattgaagcacataggagagagatgaaccacatagctaccggtacagcccttagcctcgagggagaactactccctcctcatgggagacaacagcgttgatgaagatggcggtggtgtcgatggagaagccttccgggggcacttccccgtcccggcggcgtgccggaacagagactcctgtcccccagatcttggcttcgtgatggcggcggctctggaaggttttctctggtttcgtcgaacgtatagggttttcgcgacggagatcttaagtaggcggaagggcggcgtcagaaggggtctggggccaccagacactagggcggcgccccccctcctgggccgcgccgccaccatgtgtgggccccctgtggcccctctctggcggctctcgggtgttctggaagctcccggggattctaaaatgctgggcgttgatttcgtccaattccgagaatatttccttactaggatttctgaaaccaaaagcaatgagaaacaggaactgacacttcggcatctcgtcaataggttagttccggaaaacgcataaatatgacatataatgtgtataaaacatgtagatatcatcaataatgtggcatggaacataagaaattatcgatacgtcggagacgtatcagagaccgccgccgtcttttatagccggcggcctggcgggaaacttgggcgcgagcgcACGCCAATGGCCTTTTCGCGCGCGCGAGAACCTTGGCGCGTGCGGGAACTTTCCCGTGCGTTCCACCGCCCACCATTGCTGTCCCGTCAAGGCCTaccatggcgcagcgccgcgcaaggaagacgaaccacgtgACGTCTTTTTGGGTcaccgcgttgggcgcagcgtgcgacccaaacggacacgcggacgcgggccgctgtccgcgtgttcgctcggccacccaaacggtctAAAACGGACGgcgcagcgcgtccgtttgggtcgcctccccgcgtccgcgtgttcgctcggccacccaaacggtctAAAACGGACGgcacagcgcgtccgtttggatcgcccggttggagatgccctaacatatGGTGCACCCACGAACGCGGCGGGCAGCCGTGAAGAGGAAGCTGGGTCCCCGGACTCGTCGACGGGATAAAATGCTGGGTTCGGTCCGTCTCCACCAAGGGTGACGCGGAAAAAAACTAGAGTGAATTCCTCACCGCCGCGCCACCGCACCGACGAGCTTTCCGACCAGCCTACCACTCCCCGCTGTTCGCTCACTTCCCACTCACACACTCCCCCCACCCCACCACTCTCCTCCTTCTGCTCGTCTCCCTCACCCACCatcgctaccaccaccaccactgctACAAGCACGACGCCGCGCCCAGAGCTGCAGGACCAAGAAATCACCGCAACCACGCGCGCGCGGTAGAACCCAGCACGCACGGGCACGGCGCGCGGACACATTACCCGAGCGCGCGCGCCGGCGATGGCCGTCGGGGGGCGCCGCGCGGCGGCGTGCGGGCGGTGGTGCCTGGTGATCCTGGCCGTGGCCTCCGCGCTCGGCGTCTCCGGGCCCGCGCTCTACTGGCGCTACAAGAAGGGcttctcctcctccgccgccaccctcacggccgccgtctcctcctcctcccccacgTGCCCGCCCTGCACCTGCGACTGCCCGCCGCCCCTCTCCCTCCACTCCATCGCGCCCGGTGAGCCTCCGCTCCCGCCCCCTCTCCTCAGATCTGCGCCCGCCGACGCCTCAAAGTTCTGTAGATAAGAAAATGGGCACGGGCACGGGCACGGGTTGGTGTTACCCTACATGAATGCAGCTGCTCATGAATGCAGTGGGTGAATTGAACTCTGCACTAATAATAGCAATAGGCCAAATCAACTGCTTATTCATGTCTTCCACCTTCAGAACTGACAGGATTGTACATTTTCCTTCCTTTGCAGGGCTCatgaacttctcaatttcaggtttGAGCTCCTCCTTCATACTCACTTCAACTCAGATTTCAGTATATTATGCGGTCTTATCACTGCAATTGGTCGAACATAACGGTTGTATTGCTAAGGCCTGGTTGACATAATTGGCCAAGTTCTCATCATGATATTTTCTCTACCAAACAATTCCACCTGCAACTTTAGACTGTTCCTGGACTTTTATCTCCCCCAGCACAATTTCCATGTCCAGGTGTTATTACAATGCATGCTATTCTACTAGTGTCGTTCTTGACATTTCCCTTACCTTTGAGAGTGTTGTTTTACTCTATATGAAGCGTTAGATAAATTAGTTCATCCTTTAACAGTTTATCATCAGTTCGTCCGTTTTACTATGTTGATATTGCTCTTTTAAACTGCTGGCATGCTACGTATCAGGCTGGCCTAAATCATTTTGCAGTTTCTGTAAGATTGGGCCTTAATGACTTAAGCATGGAATATTTGGGAACTGGGATATACCTATTGAATGACCTACTCTACAACTGCTACAGCATCCAAATGTGATTGAGAAAATCGTGTGTTTTTTCATTATATTTGCATAGAATTTTGATGTGCTTGTGGTATTAGCTATACATGAGCAAGTACACAAGAAGGATAATGACGATGTCGTTCTCAGTCTATGATGGTATGCATCATATGCTAACGAGCTTCAGTCCAAAATAGTACTTCGTTATGCACATACCACCCACACCACACATCTGTGATGGGGtttaacatattgcaatcatacatGGATTACTTCCTTATATTTCCCAGTAACATTGCAGCCAAACATGAAATACTTCCTGCTATTTCCAGTAACACATTAGCCTGCAAATTTCCAGTAACGCATTAACATCACAACTGAACGTGGATTACTTCCTGCTGTTTCCATTCCAGTAAGGGATGATGACTCCTCCCCTGCACCAATTTGCATGCCATGCAGCTTACTGTGTGCTGACGAAGTGTTATATTGCTGCTGCACATAAAGCTTTCACCTACATAACTATCATAAGTTCTATGGTGAAATTGCAAATGCTCTGCATGAACAGGATAGTGTAAACCTTTTGCCACATTTCTGTCCAAGTACTTGTGAGCTGGAACTTTTCTTGTGAACTCCTTTTCGTATGGTGGCGTCGGTTTCGTTCTACTTCTGTTACTGCTGTTATCAGGCAATCTTGTTGAATCGAAAAATAATTTGAAGTTGAATATGCAGCTTGCGGCACAAATGATCCTGAGCGTAACAAAGAGATGGAGAAGCAGTTTGTTGATCTCCTTAATGAGGAACTGAAGCTGCAGCAGGTTGTAGCTGAGGAGCACAGCCATCACATGAACGCCACTCTTGTGGAGGCAAAAAGGCAGGCTACCCAGTACCAGCGAGAGGCAGAGAAGTGTAATGCGGCTACAGAGACTTGTGAGGAAGCTAGGGAGAAGTCTGAGGGAGCAATCTCCAAGGAGAAGAAACTGACTGCAATCTGGGAACGACGAGCTCGTGAATTGGGCTGGCAGGATTCTCGAGCCGCCACCCTATGATAGGCCGTTGTAGTTTTCTTACACACGGaaaattatttttggtagacctcttGCCGCCAAACCATGGAGCGTTAAGTGTACCGGTCAATGACCACGTGTATTGTCTGCATATGTATTATGAGTTTGTGAGTTGTTCGGATGAAGTACTGTTACTCTAGACAATGTACATTCCTTATATTTGTAACTATTGTACATTGATTCAATATCCAAACCTTATGTCAACATTATTGAAGACATACAATGTAGTGTCGCGTCTCGCTCGCAAGACAGTTATGTGCTTCGGAAGATTTTTACACCTTTTGGAAGTTTGAGCCACAGTGTCAATCTTGAGACTATTTGTGTTAGCAGTCTTATGGAAGAAGTCTTTTCTCTGTATCTGACTCATTTTCAGGGAGCATTATCTTTCATGGGTTTACACAAAAATGCTGCCCACTTTATTGCTTCTATGGAGGTGTTTTCGGTCAGTAATGTTCAGTGCTTGTAATCTGGAAATAATATCATTTTTTGGAGCTTATTTGCAAAAAACCAACATTCCAGTTACCTTCGGGGGAAACAAAGATTGACCCATAAAAGCATCACTTTCATGATTTACACAAAAATGCTCTCCAGTGCATGCTTGTTTTCGGTCAGTAATGTTCATGTTCAGTGCTTGTAATCTGGAAGTAACATCATTTTTTTGTTGGCACTTATTTGCAAAAAAGCCAACATTCTAGTTACCTTCAGGAACTATTCAGAATTTTTTTTGGTCCAATGCATGCTTGTTTTTGTTTGGAGGCGTTTACGGCCAGTAATGTTCAGTGCTTGTAAtctagagatttttttttgttggcGCTTATTTGCAGAAAAAACAACATTCCAGTTCCTGGAGGATTCAGAATTCAGAAAAAAGAATGGCTCATACAGGTCTCGAACCCGCTTATTTGCAGAAAAAACAACATTCCAGACCTTCAGGAAAGCTAATTCAGAAAAAAGAATGGCCCATACAGGTCTCGAACCTGTGACCTTCGCGTTATTAGCACGACGCTCTAACCAGCTGAGCTAATAGGCCTGCTGTGATATGTTTACAAGTGTAAGCTATAAGTAACCAATGCATAGTTAGTAAGGACCGCTCCTAACAGTATCGCTACGGCTACATTATCCTACACGCTTCCGTGTTCTCGTCATCGAAGTAATGATGGTCCCATCGTGCCGGCCGCAGGAACTCGTTATTTAGAACATGGTCCATGTCCGGCACCGGATCGCTGTAAGGAGCATgaacctcctcggcttcctcctggTGTTCTTCCTCATTTACCTCAGGTTCCGGGACCAATATCTCCGCCTTCTTCCCGGTCTTCTTCTTGATCTTCTTCAGCAACTTGTGGGCTTTGAAATCCCCTGTTACCGTTATCTTGTTCTCCTCCCTGTCCACCTCCACCGTCTCGACGCCTACAGATGGATGGTGATCAGACGTTAGTGACATCACATGAACAGGCTTGGAATTCAGTATTTTCTTCTTGTTTTTACCATCCATCTTCTTGATGGTGCGGCGTACTAATCTCTCGCAGGCGTCGCAGTGCATGTACACTCTCACGTCTACGGTGATGCTCTGCACAAGAAAAGGAAATAGGCACACTGTGAAGGAATGAATAGAGGAGGATCATGTGTGAAAATGGCATGTGAGAATGAGATAGAGTAAATTAATGAACATGATCCTGCGGGCTAATTATAGAAGGCTTACATTCGTAGGTTCAGCATTCGCTTCCCCCATGACGCCTACCAGAGCTTGGAACAACGCGAAAAGCAAAGCACCCTGAAGAGATATGGCCATATGGGGCATGTGAGCAAGTGCGATTCTGAAGAAATAAGTTGGGCAGAGAAGAAACAACGTCGACCGCTGTTCTTCTATAGACTATAGTTATGGTTTCGATTTTCGAACCAAGATTACGAGAACCAAATAGCGTTCTTCTCTAAGCCAACAAAGGATCGAAATGAAAGGGAAGTCTCCAACAGAATTGCATGCGGAGCTTGCATGCCATGCATGCGAAAGCTCTTCTTACCCGGCTGTTTTGTTCATGTCGATTGCGTGTTATTGCTCCCTCCTGACAAGGACGCAGCAGGTACGTACGGTCTCCAAACAGGCCAACGCTGCAATCTAATCTGAATCTCAATTCTCAAAGGAAAATGCAAGAGGAATTTGACGAATTAACCTAGCTTAGCTAGATCATCTACGTAAATTAAACGACCGGCAAGAAAAGGCAAAGCTGTTCTTGGTGCCATGAAGCTATTTAATGAAGAAGAGCCAGAATAAGCTTACCTAGTATTAGTCCTGGAAGGCTCAGGCCGATCGACCTATTTTGGAGATGAAATCGGATTGACCACCACCAATGAAGGTGCTCATAAGGGAACGACCTCCTAAATATGTCTCCCTGTCTGTGCGACGGTAGTTCAAAACTGGAATCGGCACAATATCGCGAAGTGGCCGCCTTCGCTCAATTTGGGTCAGACCTTGATGCTGCGACTCAGGCATTACTCAATAGAGGTGCAAGGTTCATAGAAGTGCCCAAACAACTACAATATGAACCACTTCCAATTAAAAAACAAATTGTTGTGATTTATGATGCTGCCAACGCACTATGGGAGAAttgccgtacgccgacggccaggcgatgtgccgacggccaaatgtcggggccgtcggcacagtagcCGCCGGAGCGCGACGACGAGGATGACCGTCGGCGTTAAATTGGCCGTCGGTACAGGCTGGAGGtgtcgacggtcaccgtcggcacagctctggccgtcggcacaacttTTTTTTTTCCACTACAGAACTGTGCCGACGGTTAAACCGTCGGCATAGCTTTTTCCTATTTCTCAACGGCAGTCTTCAAAaaagcataactaaatcattctaactgagaaaaataagtatagtatatcaaattttgcagaaaaacaagatctatcatagaaaaatatcaaaaatggaatatTTCAAATACCTAAATAAATTTTCTTATAAATGAGCTataatgttcgaggtttcatggctttcacacacgccaaaaatgaaaaaatggtcgctcgtgggtcggattagaaatccgcgtccagggtattgcttaccatcctagggcccacacacgtgtcaaatatgacctcgtttcggAAAATTATGCCATgtcgaggccgtttcccacctcatttcccctgaaatccatagaactccggacgtgatagctcttttcgtgaagggttttcgaaAATAATTGCCACATCCCAGTTTTGAtaaacggaatagttactatgacatataaaatgatgccacgcggctccgtgagattttttgacttcgttcaaattgccatctggccaaaacatccccccaggacatgcggtatcgcccgTGCACGGGCGTCTTGAGTGCACACATTCGCGAaaaaactaaacggacaaaaattagcacatataatgatgcgtcgtagaactaaaaacattttttccggaatttctggagcgacggatagttgagccctagttcaaatccggtcagtttccaacggattcggcgggacaccgccgaaAGCCGCATGAGTTCCCAAAAAGCTAATGcgtgcacatgtcatgtgataggtggtgcgtaggtggtctactatcatcgcacggaggtttcatGTCATACTAAAATgttccccatgtagctgcttcacaaataaaaaccgtttgggcacgctaaaaatgaaaagatggccGCCCGttggtcggattagaaatccgcaccCGGGGTCTCGCTTTCCATCCTAGGGCCcatacacgtgccaaatatgaccttgtttcgggaaactatgccatgccgaggtcatttcccacctcatttcccttgaaatccatagaactccggatgtGATAGctcttttcgtgaagggttttccaaaataattgccacatcccagttttgacaaacggaatagttactatgacatataaaatgacgccacgcagctccgtgagattttttgacttcgttcaaattgccatctggccaaaacagcaccccaggacatgcggtatcgccgtaccgggcgtgcgggtgcacccattcgcgaaaaaactaaacggacaaaaattagcacatataatgatgcgtcgtagaactaaaaacattttttccggaatttctggagcgacggatagttgagccctagttcaaatccggtcagtttccagcggattcggcgggacaccgccggaaaccgcatgggttcccaaaaagctaatgcgtgcacatgtcatgtgataggtggtgcgtaggtggtctactatgatcgcacggaggtttcacgtcatatTAAAAtgtgccccatgtagctgcttcacaaataaaaaccgtttgggcacgctaaaaatgaaacgaTGGTCGCCCGTGTGTCAGATTAGAAATCCGCAcccggggtcttgcttcccatcctagggcccacacacgtgccaaatatgacctcgtttcggtaaactatgccatgccgaggccgtttcccacctcatttccccttaaatccatagaactccggacgtgatagtccTTTTCGTGaaggtttttcaaaataattgccgtatcccacttttgacaaacggaatagttaccaTGACATatgaaatgacgccacgcggctccgtgggattttcaaattgccatctggccaaaacagggacatgcggtatcgccataccgggcgtgcgggtgcacccattcgcgaacaaactaaacggacaaaaattagcacatataatgatgcatcgtagaactaaaaacattttttccggaatttctggagtgacggatagttgagccctagttcaaatccggtcagtttccagcggaatcggcgggacaccgccggaagctGCATGGGTTCTCAAATAGCTAACGCGTGTACAtgccatgtgataggtggtgcgtaggtggtctactatcatcgcacggaggtttcacgtcatactaaaatgcgccccatgtagctgcttcacaaataaaaaccgcttgggcacgctaaaaatgaaaatatggtcgcccgtgggtcggattagaaatccgcgtccggggtcttgcttcccatcctaggacccacacacgtgccaaatatgacctcatttcggcaaactatgtcatgccgaggccgtttcccacctcattttcgatAAAGTCAACCAGATTTAAACTAGAGGTACTTAATCTATtgctcatgatttttgggtaaattaaattgtaggttcaaaatatgatatggatgtcatatttgtattcctcttatttttctgatcaatttagacatattatttgccaaattcgtatttactgatattaattattccatattaaataaaaagacaaaaattaaatcatttaattgtttttcaaattctttattattattatatatatatattcattattatttacttaagtaattgtttagaattcaaaaatatagAGATGTGGCAGCACagtcatgttggagatatgcccaagaggcaataataaaagtggttattatataaatttatgtttatgataaatgtttatataccatgctataattgtattaaccgaaacattagtacatgtgtgatatgtagacaacaagaagtccctagtatgcctcttaaactagcttgttgattaatggatgattagtttcataatcatgaacattggatgttattaataacaaggttatatcattatatgaatgatgtaatggacacacccaattaagcgtagcataagatctcgtcattaagttatttgctataagctttcgatacatagttacctagtccttatgaccatgagatcatgtaaatcacttataccggaaaggtactttgattacaccaaacaccactgcgtaaatgggtggttataaaggtgggattaagtatccggaaagtatgagttgaggcatatggatcaacagtgggatttgtccatcccgatgacggatagatatactctgggccctctcggtggaatgtcgtctaatgtcttgcaagcatatgaataagttcataagagaccacataccacggtacgagtaaagagtacttgtcaggagacgaggttgaacaaggtatagagtgataccgaagatcaaacctcggacaagtaaagtatcgcgtgacaaagggaattggtattgtatgtgaatggttcattcgatcactaaagtcatcattgaatatgtgggagccattatggatctccagatcccgctattggttattggtcggagtgagtactcaaccatgtccgcatagttcgcgaaccgtagggtgacacacttaaagttggatgttgaaatggtagaacttgaatatggaatggagttcgaatatttgttcggagtcccggatgagatcccggacatcacgaggagttccggaatggtccggagaataagattcatatataggatgtcattttatgtgaattaaaat
This region of Lolium perenne isolate Kyuss_39 chromosome 2, Kyuss_2.0, whole genome shotgun sequence genomic DNA includes:
- the LOC127335453 gene encoding uncharacterized protein — protein: MAVGGRRAAACGRWCLVILAVASALGVSGPALYWRYKKGFSSSAATLTAAVSSSSPTCPPCTCDCPPPLSLHSIAPGLMNFSISACGTNDPERNKEMEKQFVDLLNEELKLQQVVAEEHSHHMNATLVEAKRQATQYQREAEKCNAATETCEEAREKSEGAISKEKKLTAIWERRARELGWQDSRAATL
- the LOC127330548 gene encoding heavy metal-associated isoprenylated plant protein 20, with translation MGEANAEPTNSITVDVRVYMHCDACERLVRRTIKKMDGVETVEVDREENKITVTGDFKAHKLLKKIKKKTGKKAEILVPEPEVNEEEHQEEAEEVHAPYSDPVPDMDHVLNNEFLRPARWDHHYFDDENTEACRIM